CTGAGTGTCGTGCCGCCCTCATGGCGGGTGGACATGGCGATCTGGCAGGACCTCGCCGAGGAGGTCGCGCGCCTGCACGGCTTCGTGCACCTGCCCGAGAGTCTCCCCACCCTGCGCGTCCACGAGAGCAACGTCGGCGCCGAGCGGGAAGGCGTGGCCCGCGCGACGCTGCGCCACACCCTGGCCGGACTGGGCGCGCAGGAGGTCGTCACGTACACCTTCACCAGCGACGAGGAAGCGCAGAAGGCCCGCACCGAGCGGCCCGGCGTGCGCCTGCGCAACCCCCTGACCGCCGACCGCACCGGGCTGCGCACCGCGCTGTACCCCAGCCTCGTGAAGGCCGCGCAGGCCCACGCGAAGGGCGACCGCGTGCTGATCTTCGAGATGGGCCGCATCTTCCCCGCCAGCGGCGAGACCGAACGGGTGGGCCTGCTGATGCGCGGCCCGCTCGCGCCCCGCACCGATCAGGCGGGCGTCGCCGGGGACTTCCGCGCGTTCAAGGGCCTCGTGGAATCCCTGGCGGGCACCCTGGGCGCCAGCTTCGAACTGCGTCAGCTGCGCGGCGACGCCGTCCCCAGCGCCCTGCACCCCGGCATCGCGGGCGAGGTCGTCTGGAACGGCCACAGCGTCGGCTGGCTCGGCGCGCTGCACCCCGAGATCGCCCAGGCGTTCGGCCTCAAGGGCGACACCTTCCTCATGGAGGCCGCGCTGCCCCTGCCGGGCCGCGAGTGGGCGTTCCGCGACCCCAGCCGCGCGCCCGCCGCGTGGCGCGACCTCGCCGTCATCACCCCCACTGGCGTCAGCTACGGCGAGATCGCCGCCCTGCTGCGCGAACACGGCGGCACCCTGCTGGAAAGCGTGGAACCCTTCGACGTGTTCACCGGCGAGCAGATCGGCGCGGGCAACCGCTCCGTCGCCGTGCGCCTCGTCTTCCGCGGCGACAAGACCCTCACCGACGCTGAAGTCGATCCCGTCATGGACGCCCTCATGAGCGCCGTCCGCGCGCAGGGCTGGAACATCCGCGAGAAGTGACGTTCACTCCCTCTCCCCTCGTGGGAGAGGGTCGGGGTGAGGGGGCGTGTGATCCACTCGACCTGATCAGGGAGGCCAGGGCCATGCGCTCTGGCCTCCTCTGATCACTGGTCGGGGGCGTCCCCGTGCGTGCGCCACCAGCGGAGGTTGGCGCGGATCAGTTCGCCGCTCAGTTCGTTTTCGGGGGGGAGGTCGTCGGGGCTGAACCAGCCGACCTCCAGCACCTCGCCGGGCTGGGGGGTGAGGGTGCCGGTGATGCCGTGGGCGCGGTACAGGACCGACACGAAGTCCACGACGTGTCCGTTCGGGTACGTGAAGCGGTACTCGGGTCCGGCGAACAGGTGCAGCGGGTCCAGGTGGGCGGCGTGCAGGCCGGTTTCCTCGAACAGTTCCCGAGCGGCAGTCTGGGCGAAGGTCTCGCCGGGTTCCAGGCTGCCGCCGGGGAGCGTCCACAGGCGGGTGTGCCCGTGCCGCAGCAGCAGGAGGCGGCCCTGGTCGTCGGTGACGAGGACGTTCGAGCCGGGCGCGAACCAGGGGCGCGGGCCGATCACGCGCCGCAAGTCCATCAGGAAATTGCCGACCGGTGGCGCGGGAGGCGTGGGGGCCAGCG
This region of Deinococcus sp. JMULE3 genomic DNA includes:
- a CDS encoding NUDIX domain-containing protein, translated to MTLMQLREVWGNRPLMAASAGVLLQDEHGRVLMQRRGDDGLWGEPGGALEPGEDFLTGARRELLEETGLDCPNLTLLPLPEGLQDGPELFHRYPNGHEIYIIGMRAHGTLPAAALAGAAPDDSGETLELRWFPLDALPALSNNANRASLNVLRARAGLPPLPLAPTPPAPPVGNFLMDLRRVIGPRPWFAPGSNVLVTDDQGRLLLLRHGHTRLWTLPGGSLEPGETFAQTAARELFEETGLHAAHLDPLHLFAGPEYRFTYPNGHVVDFVSVLYRAHGITGTLTPQPGEVLEVGWFSPDDLPPENELSGELIRANLRWWRTHGDAPDQ